In Ostrea edulis chromosome 4, xbOstEdul1.1, whole genome shotgun sequence, a single window of DNA contains:
- the LOC130053974 gene encoding voltage-dependent anion-selective channel protein 2-like produces MAPPTYGDLGKAAKDIFSKGYNYGEWKLEAKTKTDSGVEFTTSGSHSDKGIISGSLETKYKYSDLGLTFKEKWNTSNVLFTEIAIEDQLVKGLKLEFNTSFAPQTGTKSGKIKTSYKMDYVNLGCDVDFVFAGPTINAAAVMGYKGWLGGYQMSFDTSKSKLTKNNFAVGYEASDFTIHTSVNDGAEYCGSIYHKIRRDLEGGVKLAWSSAKSSSLELGTKYKIDGDSSVSAKVDSNSRVGLGYTTKLRDGVKLTLSALVDGKNFNAGGHQLGLGLDFEA; encoded by the exons ATGGCACCACCAACATATGGCGATCTTGGAAAGGCTGCAAAGGATATTTTCAGCAAAGGATACA ACTATGGGGAGTGGAAGCTGGAGGCAAAAACCAAAACAGATAGTGGAGTTGAGTTCACAACAAGTGGTAGTCACAGCGACAAAGGAATCATCAGTGGAAGTCTAGAAACTAAATATAAATACTCCGATCTCG GTCTCACATTCAAGGAAAAATGGAATACTAGCAATGTGCTGTTCACAGAAATTGCCATTGAAGACCAACTAGTGAAAGGACTGAAACTGGAATTCAACACATCTTTTGCGCCACAAACCGG AACAAAGAGTGGAAAAATCAAAACCAGCTACAAAATGGATTATGTAAATCTCGGTTGTGATGTTGACTTTGTGTTTGCTGGACCAACCATCAATGCAGCAGCTGTTATGGG ATACAAGGGCTGGCTAGGAGGATATCAGATGTCCTTCGACACATCCAAATCTAAATTGACAAAGAATAACTTTGCAGTAGGTTATGAAGCTAGTGACTTCACCATTCACACCAGTGT GAATGACGGAGCCGAGTACTGTGGCTCCATCTACCACAAGATCAGAAGAGATCTAGAGGGAGGAGTTAAACTCGCTTGGTCCTCTGCCAAGAGCTCATCACTGGAGCTGGGCACCAAGTACAAGATTGATGGTGACTCATCTGTATCT GCCAAAGTAGACAGCAACAGCAGAGTGGGATTAGGATACACAACAAAACTTAGAGATG GAGTTAAACTGACTTTATCTGCTCTTGTTGATGGCAAGAACTTCAATGCCGGAGGACACCAACTGGGCCTAGGACTAGATTTTGAAGCTTGA
- the LOC130053976 gene encoding cerebellar degeneration-related protein 2-like: MDDDLEVQDDQQDEDWYQNDLQLAAELGKALLERNRELEAQVIYLQQINNEQNMEIEYITRQLETVRDSSESRMRIYEEMDRTSQELEKTNQRLHIDAKTDKQRIEKLMNTVLQLEEKCDDLEKKVEDMKAEEKRLKQKQQKQDNRRAVSLASLREKERNSYLKDILNEDCHWTYNNQFKKLPLNPYEQEIKSLQEAVKQLKAQALIDRRKKEDLETEVSLLWDENAGLEKKARSLEENVKENSYLKFEIQRQKLNLGKYCKQCSNDLVELKTAIEKEIEPDEPQVGAGKLVRLESGGSVYGSTESLNKIVPDIQEVSPVDDQDTSTVSILDELETQYKNLFKKYEDLLQNKSKRPSSFHESETFDEALHKQLAVSHKEVQTLLKMQKTTNTSDAASSSEQDTSLPHYKSLFRDIFATLKQTRIDESSEQPATSPHSAEPKPLA, from the exons ATGGACGACGACTTAGAGGTTCAGGACGATCAGCAAGACGAGGATTGGTATCAGAACG acctACAGTTGGCCGCGGAATTGGGAAAGGCCTTACTGGAGAGAAATCGAGAACTAGAAGCTCAAGTCATTTATCTTCAGCAAATCAACAATGAACAAAACATGGAAATTGAG TACATTACACGGCAGTTGGAGACAGTCAGAGATAGCAGCGAGTCACGCATGCGCATCTACGAGGAGATGGACAGAACCTCACAGGAACTGGAAAAGACAAACCAGAGACTCCATATAGACGCCAAGACCGATAAGCAAAGAATAGAGAA GTTGATGAATACCGTTTTACAGTTGGAAGAAAAATGTGACGATTTGGAAAAAAAGGTGGAAGACATGAAAGCAGAAGAAAAGCGTTTGAAGCAAAAGCAACAGAAACAAGATAATCGACGCGCAGTGAGTTTGGCCAGTCTCCGTGAGAAGGAAAGGAATTCCTATCTTAAAGATATCCTAAACGAAGACTGCCACTGGACATACAACAATCAATTCAAAAAACTACCTCTAAATCCTTACGAACAGGAGATAAAGAGTCTCCAGGAAGCTGTCAAACAGCTCAAAGCGCAGGCGCTAATAGACAGGAGAAAGAAGGAAGACCTTGAAACGGAAGTGTCGTTACTCTGGGATGAAAACGCTGGTCTGGAAAAGAAAGCCAGGTCACTAGAGGAAAACGTGAAAGAGAACAGTTATCTAAAGTTTGAGATACAGCGACAAAAATTGAATCttggtaaatactgtaaacaGTGTTCCAATGACTTAGTGGAGCTTAAAACAGCTATTGAAAAGGAGATAGAACCAGATGAACCGCAGGTCGGCGCAGGAAAACTGGTCCGATTGGAAAGTGGAGGAAGTGTGTACGGAAGCACAGAGTCTTTGAACAAAATCGTCCCTGATATCCAGGAGGTCTCTCCTGTCGATGACCAGGATACCAGCACAGTATCTATCCTGGACGAACTGGAAACACAATACAAAAACTTGTTCAAGAAGTACGAAGATCTTCTACAAAATAAAAGCAAGCGGCCCAGTAGTTTCCACGAGAGTGAGACTTTCGACGAAGCTCTCCACAAACAGTTGGCGGTTTCTCATAAAGAGGTACAGACCCTGCTGAAAATGCAGAAGACGACTAACACTTCTGACGCTGCGTCCTCATCAGAACAGGACACCAGTCTCCCTCACTACAAGTCTCTGTTCCGGGATATCTTTGCTACATTAAAACAGACACGGATAGACGAATCCTCGGAACAACCCGCCACAAGCCCGCATTCCGCTGAGCCCAAACCACTTGCATAA